Below is a window of Pseudarthrobacter equi DNA.
TCCGTGGCCGCTGCCGGTCCGGACGTGGCCAGGCCCAGCGCGGCAGCCAGGCCGGCTGCGCCGCCAGCCTGAAGGACGGACCGCCTGGTGATGTGGGAATTCTGCATTGAACTTCCTTTGCTTCGAAGGGGGATGAGCGCGAGGGCAAGGTGCCGCCGTCGTGCCTTTTTTACGCACGAAAGTATCGGCGGCACGTGGGGGTACCACGTACGACGGCGGCGCGCTTGTTACGCGGTGAAGGCCAGGTCCGCGGCCTGGACGGGGAAGCGGAGGGGTTCGCCCTGGGACACGCGCTGCGCTTCGGCTACAGCAGTGGCCGCCAGCCGTTTCAACTCGGTGCCGAGGGACCCGGCGAGGTGCGGGGTCAGCAGGACGTTGGGGTTGGTGTAGTAGCCGGAATCCGCGGGCAGGACCCACGGCGTGGTGACGTCCAGGACTGCGAACAGTTCGCCCCGCTCCAGCCTTGCCAGCAGCGCGTCCTGGTCCACCAGTTCGCCGCGGGCGGTGTTGATGAAGGTCGATCCGTTACGCAGGCGGGCAATGAGTCCGGCGTTGACCAGGTTCAGGGTGGAGGGGAGGGAGGGCGCATGCAGCGAGACGACGTCGCTGGTTTCCATCAGTTCCTCCAATTCAATAGAGGCAACACCAAGGGCCTGGGCGTCCGCCTCCGTCAGGAAAGGGTCTGCCACCACCACTTCGAGTTCAAAGGGTTTGAGCAGGCGGATGACGTGCCTGCCGATTTTTGATGCACCGATGATGCCGACCCGCTTGCCGTAGTTGCCCATGTCCGGGAACAGTCCGTCCGGTTCAACTGCTGCCTGCGTGCGGTGCAGCGTCCGGGCTACTTGGAGGACCCTTTTGTTGGCGAGCAGGATCATGGCCAGGGTGTATTCTGCCACCGGGATAGCGTTGGCGTCCGCCGCGGTGCTGACCTGTATGCCGCGGGTCCAGCAGGCGCTGTCCACATGGTTTTTGACAGTGCCTCCGGCGTGGAGGATATGCCGCAGGCGGGGGGCGCTGTCCAGCACGGCAGTGTTCACCGTGGCACAGTTCCAGCCGGTTATGAGGATATCGGTTTCGGCCAGGAGTCCCAACGAGCGGGGGGACGCGAACTCTTCCATGGGTTCGCTGTCCAGGAGCCGGAGGCCCGGGGGCAGGGATTCAAGGTGCCGGGCGGAGAAGATCCTGGACGCGACGCCGGGGCCCATGGCCAGGGCGACGTTCAGGGTCTGCGGGTTCACTTGACGGCTCCTGCGGTGAGACCGGACTTCCAAAAGCGTTGCAGCATGATGAAGGCGAGCAGCAGCGGAATGATGGACAGCAATGAACCGGTGATGACCAAGGGGACGAACTCGGGCTGCGGGACCGCGTAGCCCTGCCAGATGGAGATACCGACGCTGACTGGCAGCAGTTGTTGGTCCTGCAACATGACCAGGGGGAGCATGAAGTTGTTCCACACGCCGACGAACTGGAAGAGGGCGATGGTGATGTATCCGGGCA
It encodes the following:
- a CDS encoding hydroxyacid dehydrogenase, which produces MNPQTLNVALAMGPGVASRIFSARHLESLPPGLRLLDSEPMEEFASPRSLGLLAETDILITGWNCATVNTAVLDSAPRLRHILHAGGTVKNHVDSACWTRGIQVSTAADANAIPVAEYTLAMILLANKRVLQVARTLHRTQAAVEPDGLFPDMGNYGKRVGIIGASKIGRHVIRLLKPFELEVVVADPFLTEADAQALGVASIELEELMETSDVVSLHAPSLPSTLNLVNAGLIARLRNGSTFINTARGELVDQDALLARLERGELFAVLDVTTPWVLPADSGYYTNPNVLLTPHLAGSLGTELKRLAATAVAEAQRVSQGEPLRFPVQAADLAFTA